In Oscillatoria sp. FACHB-1407, the sequence CAGGGGTCAGTTGGTATGAGGCAAAGTCGGCGATCGTACGGGATGCCATTCGAGCTTATTTGGCTGCTCCTCGTTTCGTTCTTCCAACTGCGTAAGTCCTGTACGATTACAGCAACGGTTCAACGTTCTGATAGGTCAGCCCCTTACCCCTGGATGATGCTGGAAGTTTGCAATATGGGGGTCACGATTTCGCTGGAGGAACAGGAACGAATTTTTGATCCGTTTTATCGAATTCCTCAGAGCGATCGCTGGAAGCGAGGCGGAACGGGGTTAGGACTGGCACTGGTTAAGAAATTTACCCATTTACTGGGGGGGCAGATCGAGGTCAGCAGTGCATCCAACAGCGTGTGTTTTTGCATCGTTCTACCGATGAAAGAGGTCGAGGTTTCCTCAGACGAGTGGTGAACTGAAGCACGTCATTATCTAACAATTTACTAAAGCGGAAGTTGAGCGATCTGGGTGGGGTTGCCACAGTTATCTACCCCTGCGGTTTTTGGGTGTTAAACCGATTTAGCACCTTGCTGTTGAATGGGAAGCTCGATCACAAATTCTGTGCCTTGATTGGGATTGGAGAAACACTCCAGTTTGCCACCGTGTTTTTCCACGATGATTTGGTAGCTGATGGATAGTCCCATGCCTGTGCCTTTCCCGACTGATTTAGTGGTGAAAAAGGGGTCAAAAATGCGGTTTTTGATGGCGTCAGGGATGCCGGGACCGTTATCCGCGATCGCCACCTGAATCCAATCAGAAGCCACGACAGATGTACGAATGGTAATGCAGTTGGGATTAGCTGTAATCTCCTGATAGCTGCGTGTGGCGTTAGCTTCATCCAAAGCATCGATCGCATTAGACAGGATATTCATGAACACCTGATTTAACTGTCCTGGATAACACTCCACCATCGGCAAGGAGTCGTAGTTTTTGACCACGATAATTTCTGGACGCTGGGTATTGGCTTTGAGGCGGTGCTGCAAAATCATCAGAGTACTGTTAATGCCGCTGTGGATATCAACTGCTTTAACGTCCGCCTCATCGGTGCGGGAAAAGGTGCGCAGTGACAGCACAATGTCGAGAATGCGCTCGGTGCCAACCTGCATCGAGTTGAGCAACTTCGGCAAATCTTTTTGGAGAAACTCCAAATCAATCTTCTCGGCTTCTGTCTTAATCTCTACATTGGGGTCAGGGTAATGCTTCTGATACAACTCAATAAACTTCAGTAAGCCCTCCACATAGCTTTGGGCGTAGGCAACATTGCCGTGAATGAAGCTGACCGGATTATTAATCTCGTGAGCGACTCCGGCAACGAGTTGCCCCAAACCCGACATTTTTTCTTGCTGCACCATCTTTAATTGAGTGCGCTGGAGTTCTTGCAGCGTTTGCTGGAGATTGCCAGATAGTTGCTCCGCTCGCTGGCGGGCTTCGTTAACGGCGACAATTTGAGGAAAAATTGTCCAACAGGCGATCGCCACTCCGATAAAGGACAGGACTAGAATCAACACCACGAGGGGATCAGCACTTAATGTCGCGGCACTCCGGTCAACCAGCGTACTGCCAGACCAACTTAAGATGGTGGCTCCACAGATGAACAGGATCAGCACAAACACCTGTAGGGCAATAAACCCTCGGAGCGTCTTTTGTTGGCGATCGCGCTGCAAGGGGTTAAACCACTGGGGCAGTTGGAGCGGATAGGGAATTTTCCGAATCAGCCTGTCTATAATCATCAGGGCGATCGGCAGCAACAAACCAACCAGCAAGTTGGGTAGACCCCACGCCAATCCTCCAACGATCAGAACGAGACACTCTACGACACACAGCCCAAGCGATAACCAGGGAAAAAACACGTTTACATGGTGACGCTGTTGCCACAGTCCCCAGTGTAGGACGATGAAACACACAAACCAACTCACCCCTGTAATCATCACAATTTGATGGACATCGTCCCAAACTAGCCACACCAGGCTCAAGATGAGGGTGAGCAGCAAGCCAGGGGCAAATACTCCCTGTCGGGACGTAACCCCAAAGATTGGCGAGAGGTGATGATCTCGCGACAGTTGATACAAGATGCGGGGGCAAATCGCAACGGCAGTTGCACAGGACAACAGACTGTTGGAAACTACCAGAAATGTCACCAGGGATGAAGCAGACTGTCCCCAAAATGATTTAGCGGCAGCTAATAAGCTGAGGAAGGTGTTGTTGCCCAAATCCGGTTCGGGTGCCAGATGTAGCAACACCCAGGAACCCCCAACATAAACAATTGGGATCAGACCTGCCGCAACCAGCAAACTCTGGAGCGTTCCAATCGGACGCTTACTGTCTGCCACAAAGACCGATGCGGTTTCACAGGCGTAGAAGGCATAGGTTCCACTGAGATACCATTTGGCCCACCCCTGAAAGGAGAAAGTTGAGCCGCTGTCGGGCAAGAGGCTAAACGTCGTTGATGAGGCGATCGCCGCATGGCTCCCTTGCAGGCAAAACGTCAGGAGAAAGCCGACGGCGGGTAGCAAGAAGACAAGGTGAAGCGTTCCCAGGGCATGGCTACCACTAAACGCGACGATGAATGCCAGAACGGTAAAGCCAATCCGCAAAACGATCTCAGGCAATCCAATCCCCAGGGGTTCCAGGATCGCTGTGATCAAGTCGGAGAGAATGATGGCGTTAATGGGCAGAACCGCAACCCAACTAATGAAGTAGCCGATCGCCGCATAGCTCGTGAGTTTTGGATAGTCTTTTAGCAGATGGGTCACATAGTTTGGCGTACCCCCTGCCACATCGGGAAACCGTCGTCCTAACGCTCTGACCTGGAGATTGATCAAGACCCCAATGATCGCACCCGGAATCCAGACCCACATGGCCTGACTGCCTAACTCAGCCTGGGTACCGGGTGCGACTCCCATCCATAACAGTAGCCCAGTCA encodes:
- a CDS encoding sensor histidine kinase: MPFELIWLLLVSFFQLRKSCTITATVQRSDRSAPYPWMMLEVCNMGVTISLEEQERIFDPFYRIPQSDRWKRGGTGLGLALVKKFTHLLGGQIEVSSASNSVCFCIVLPMKEVEVSSDEW
- a CDS encoding ATP-binding protein; this translates as MLQSLNTGSSEPGLSNSSPTQLPRNLSLVETWGFGLTGLLLWMGVAPGTQAELGSQAMWVWIPGAIIGVLINLQVRALGRRFPDVAGGTPNYVTHLLKDYPKLTSYAAIGYFISWVAVLPINAIILSDLITAILEPLGIGLPEIVLRIGFTVLAFIVAFSGSHALGTLHLVFLLPAVGFLLTFCLQGSHAAIASSTTFSLLPDSGSTFSFQGWAKWYLSGTYAFYACETASVFVADSKRPIGTLQSLLVAAGLIPIVYVGGSWVLLHLAPEPDLGNNTFLSLLAAAKSFWGQSASSLVTFLVVSNSLLSCATAVAICPRILYQLSRDHHLSPIFGVTSRQGVFAPGLLLTLILSLVWLVWDDVHQIVMITGVSWFVCFIVLHWGLWQQRHHVNVFFPWLSLGLCVVECLVLIVGGLAWGLPNLLVGLLLPIALMIIDRLIRKIPYPLQLPQWFNPLQRDRQQKTLRGFIALQVFVLILFICGATILSWSGSTLVDRSAATLSADPLVVLILVLSFIGVAIACWTIFPQIVAVNEARQRAEQLSGNLQQTLQELQRTQLKMVQQEKMSGLGQLVAGVAHEINNPVSFIHGNVAYAQSYVEGLLKFIELYQKHYPDPNVEIKTEAEKIDLEFLQKDLPKLLNSMQVGTERILDIVLSLRTFSRTDEADVKAVDIHSGINSTLMILQHRLKANTQRPEIIVVKNYDSLPMVECYPGQLNQVFMNILSNAIDALDEANATRSYQEITANPNCITIRTSVVASDWIQVAIADNGPGIPDAIKNRIFDPFFTTKSVGKGTGMGLSISYQIIVEKHGGKLECFSNPNQGTEFVIELPIQQQGAKSV